GGACTCGCGCTTGATTTCGGAGGTATTGGCGCCGGCCAGGACCAATTCGCGGATCTCCTCGAACATGGGCATGACCTGATAAAGACCGACCCGCCCACGGTAACCCGTGTTGTTGCAATTGCCGCACCCACGGCCCCTGCGGCAGGTAACGCCGTCGACCTCTTCCGCCGGCATTCCGGCCTCGATGAGAGCCTGCTTGGGAATCTCTTCGACTTCGTGACACTCGGAGCAGACGCGCCGCGCCAGGCGCTGGGCGGTGATCAGGTTGACCGCCGAGGCGACAAGAAAGGGCTCGATGCCCATGTTGAGCAAGCGGTTGATGGTGGACGGAGCGTCGTTGGTATGCAGAGTCGAGAGCACCATATGGCCGGTGAGTGCCGCCTTGACTCCGATTTCCGCCGTCTCGAAGTCGCGAATCTCACCGATCATGATGATGTCGGGATCCTGACGCAGGAAGGCGCGCAGCGCGGCGGCGAAATTAAGGCCGATTTCTTCATGCATCTGCACCTGGTTGATGCCGGCAAAGTTGAATTCGACCGGGTCTTCGGCGGTGGAGATGTTTTCCGTGGTCTTGTTGAGTTCGCCCAGTGCCGAATAGAGCGACACCGTTTTACCTGATCCCGTCGGCCCGGTGACCAGCACCATGCCAAAGGGTTTGTGAATCTCGCGCTGGAACCATTCCAGAGCCTTAGGTTCATAGCCGAGCTTGGTCATGTCAAGCTGCAGGTTGCCCTTGTCGAGAAGACGCAGAACCACCTTTTCACCAAACAGGGTGGGCAGACAGTTGACACGATAATCCATGTCCTTGCCGCCGGGCAGCTTGATCTTGATGCGTCCGTCCTGCGGCAGACGCCGCTCGGCGATGTCCATCTCGGACATGATCTTGATACGCGAGATGATGGCGTTCTTAAGCTTCATGGGCGGCTTCATCACCTCATAGAGCACGCCGTCGATGCGGTAACGAACGCGAAACGTTTTTTCGTAAGGCTCGATGTGAATATCCGAGGCTTTTTTCTTGATGGCGTCGGTAAGGATAAGGTTGACCAGTTTGACGACGGGAGCATCTTCGGTCGCTTTTTCCAATGCGGCAACGTCGACGGAATCTTCTTCATCGACCAATTCGAGATCGATGTCCTCCAGATCCTCCATAACATCGGCCAGAGACTGGCTCTGGTCGTAATAGCGGTCGATGGCCGCCTTGATCGACGCTTCCGATGCCACGACCACCTCGATGTTGTAGCCGCTCATGAACTTGATGT
The nucleotide sequence above comes from Geoalkalibacter ferrihydriticus DSM 17813. Encoded proteins:
- the pilB gene encoding type IV-A pilus assembly ATPase PilB, which gives rise to MTSNRLGELLVRNKLITSDQLEKAVAEQKSHGGRLGASLIKLGFLHDEELSAFLSKQYGVPSINLDEFEIEPAVIRLIPADIAQKYQVLPVNRAGSTLIIAMSDPSNIFAIDDIKFMSGYNIEVVVASEASIKAAIDRYYDQSQSLADVMEDLEDIDLELVDEEDSVDVAALEKATEDAPVVKLVNLILTDAIKKKASDIHIEPYEKTFRVRYRIDGVLYEVMKPPMKLKNAIISRIKIMSEMDIAERRLPQDGRIKIKLPGGKDMDYRVNCLPTLFGEKVVLRLLDKGNLQLDMTKLGYEPKALEWFQREIHKPFGMVLVTGPTGSGKTVSLYSALGELNKTTENISTAEDPVEFNFAGINQVQMHEEIGLNFAAALRAFLRQDPDIIMIGEIRDFETAEIGVKAALTGHMVLSTLHTNDAPSTINRLLNMGIEPFLVASAVNLITAQRLARRVCSECHEVEEIPKQALIEAGMPAEEVDGVTCRRGRGCGNCNNTGYRGRVGLYQVMPMFEEIRELVLAGANTSEIKRESMRLGVKTMRQSALTKLKEGLISFEEVLRCTIADD